In one window of Dokdonia sp. PRO95 DNA:
- a CDS encoding DUF177 domain-containing protein encodes MKGLKPYTIQYVGLKEGEHTFDYTITKSFFDLFEYDDFNDANIEATLLLTKKTTLMEFDFKISGTINVNCDVTNEPYDEHVEDDYTLVVKFGHEFNDDIEDILILPYGEYEVNVAQYIYELIILALPNKRVHPGIADGTLQSDILDKLEELSIPDQKVKEEKEDTDPRWDSLKKLLTDK; translated from the coding sequence ATGAAAGGATTGAAACCATACACCATACAATACGTAGGTTTAAAAGAGGGAGAGCATACATTTGATTACACGATTACAAAATCGTTCTTTGATCTTTTTGAATATGATGACTTTAATGATGCAAACATTGAGGCTACTCTTCTCTTAACAAAGAAGACTACCTTAATGGAGTTTGATTTTAAGATATCAGGAACTATCAATGTAAATTGTGATGTTACAAATGAGCCTTATGATGAGCATGTAGAAGATGATTATACGCTCGTAGTAAAGTTTGGTCATGAGTTTAATGATGATATTGAGGATATTTTAATCTTGCCTTACGGTGAATATGAGGTAAATGTGGCTCAATATATTTATGAGCTCATCATTCTTGCCTTACCTAATAAAAGGGTTCACCCTGGTATTGCAGACGGAACATTACAGTCAGATATATTAGATAAGTTGGAAGAATTAAGTATTCCAGATCAAAAAGTAAAAGAAGAAAAAGAAGATACAGATCCTAGATGGGATTCTTTAAAAAAACTATTAACAGATAAATAA
- the pdxA gene encoding 4-hydroxythreonine-4-phosphate dehydrogenase PdxA: MNKDQKVRVGISIGDLNGIGAEVVIKTFSEVMMFDFCTPIIFASAKTLSYIKKSLKLQGEFHGIDAFAKALDNKINVFHLWKEPVEIKWGEATDTAGDYALKSFMEATKALKNGDIDVLVTAPINKANIQKEDFAFPGHTDYLAQELEGDAMMLMITDTLKVGLLTDHVAVKDVASEITPEVIVKKVNTLYSALKQDFGVDRPKIALLGINPHVGDNGVIGDDDDKVLIPTLEKMRASGQLVYGPYAADSFFGSGNYKNFDAILAAYHDQGLIPFKTLSFGKGVNYTAGLDKIRTSPDHGTAYEIAGKSTADEGSFREAVFSAVKIFNKRKEYKEITKDVLRVSPRRPGRERSGRPPAKR, translated from the coding sequence ATGAATAAAGATCAAAAAGTACGTGTAGGGATTTCTATTGGAGATTTAAATGGAATAGGGGCAGAGGTTGTGATAAAGACATTTTCAGAGGTGATGATGTTTGATTTTTGTACTCCTATCATTTTTGCTTCGGCAAAGACGCTTTCTTATATCAAGAAGTCTTTGAAGTTGCAGGGGGAGTTTCATGGAATAGACGCTTTCGCGAAAGCGTTAGATAATAAAATAAATGTCTTTCATTTATGGAAGGAGCCTGTAGAGATTAAGTGGGGCGAGGCGACCGATACAGCAGGCGATTATGCTTTGAAATCTTTTATGGAAGCTACTAAGGCACTTAAAAACGGAGATATAGACGTGCTTGTTACTGCTCCTATTAATAAAGCTAATATTCAGAAAGAAGATTTTGCATTCCCAGGTCACACAGATTATCTAGCTCAAGAGTTAGAGGGAGATGCAATGATGCTTATGATTACAGATACGCTCAAGGTAGGCTTACTTACTGATCATGTAGCTGTAAAAGATGTTGCTAGTGAGATCACGCCAGAGGTGATTGTAAAGAAAGTAAATACATTATATAGTGCTTTAAAGCAGGATTTTGGAGTAGATAGGCCTAAAATTGCACTGCTAGGTATTAATCCTCATGTGGGTGATAATGGAGTGATAGGGGATGATGATGATAAAGTGTTGATACCTACACTTGAAAAAATGCGAGCAAGTGGTCAGTTAGTCTATGGGCCGTATGCAGCAGATAGTTTCTTTGGGTCAGGTAACTATAAAAATTTTGATGCTATTCTTGCTGCTTATCACGATCAGGGATTAATCCCGTTTAAGACCTTGTCTTTTGGTAAAGGGGTAAATTATACTGCGGGGTTAGATAAAATTCGTACTTCTCCAGATCATGGAACTGCTTACGAGATTGCTGGAAAATCTACGGCAGATGAAGGTTCTTTTAGAGAAGCTGTTTTTTCGGCGGTAAAAATTTTTAATAAAAGGAAGGAATATAAAGAGATTACAAAGGATGTTCTTAGAGTGTCTCCTAGACGTCCTGGTAGAGAGCGGTCAGGTAGGCCGCCTGCAAAGAGGTAA
- a CDS encoding riboflavin synthase produces the protein MFTGIIEDLATIVSIEKDQENIHYTVKSAITSQLKIDQSVAHNGVCLTVVDIKDDTYKVTAIQETLDKTNLNSLTTNDTVNLERAMQLGARLDGHIVQGHVDQVGTCTNIEEEDGSWRFTFKYDTSLGNVTIEKGSITVNGTSLTVVDSTEGGFSVAIIPYTYENTVFKHFIVGSEVNLEFDVIGKYVKRLTQGY, from the coding sequence ATGTTCACAGGTATTATCGAAGATCTTGCTACCATAGTTTCTATTGAAAAAGACCAAGAAAATATACACTACACTGTAAAAAGCGCCATCACTAGCCAACTTAAAATTGACCAAAGTGTAGCCCACAACGGTGTTTGCCTCACGGTAGTTGACATAAAGGATGACACCTACAAAGTTACCGCCATACAAGAAACACTTGACAAAACTAATCTTAACAGCCTCACTACTAACGACACTGTTAATCTAGAGCGAGCTATGCAACTAGGCGCACGTCTTGACGGTCATATTGTACAGGGCCATGTAGACCAAGTGGGAACATGTACTAACATTGAAGAAGAAGATGGAAGCTGGAGGTTTACGTTTAAATATGACACCTCTCTTGGAAATGTCACTATAGAAAAGGGATCTATTACTGTAAACGGAACAAGCTTAACGGTGGTAGACTCTACAGAAGGAGGTTTTAGCGTAGCGATTATTCCATACACATACGAAAACACTGTCTTCAAGCACTTTATCGTAGGCTCGGAGGTAAACTTAGAATTTGATGTGATAGGAAAATACGTAAAACGACTTACGCAGGGCTATTAG
- the mce gene encoding methylmalonyl-CoA epimerase codes for MKKIEHIGIAVKDLEAGNDLYEKLLGVAHYKIEEVASEGVRTSFFQSGPNKIELLEATTEDGPIAKFLEKKGEGIHHIAFAVDNIVEEMERLKKEGFILLNEKPKKGADNKLVAFVHPKTAGGVLIELCQEIDNLQ; via the coding sequence ATGAAAAAAATAGAGCATATAGGGATTGCGGTTAAGGATCTCGAGGCGGGAAATGATTTATACGAAAAGTTGCTTGGTGTAGCTCATTATAAAATAGAAGAAGTAGCCTCAGAAGGAGTGCGTACTTCTTTCTTTCAATCTGGGCCTAATAAAATAGAATTATTAGAGGCAACCACAGAAGATGGACCTATTGCTAAATTTTTAGAAAAGAAAGGGGAGGGTATACATCACATAGCTTTTGCAGTGGATAATATCGTAGAAGAAATGGAGCGACTAAAAAAAGAAGGCTTTATTTTATTAAATGAAAAACCTAAGAAAGGAGCTGATAATAAGCTGGTTGCCTTTGTGCATCCTAAGACTGCAGGAGGTGTTTTGATAGAATTATGTCAAGAAATAGATAATTTGCAATAA
- the rbfA gene encoding 30S ribosome-binding factor RbfA produces MESNRQKKVAGVLQKDLAEVLQNALRDSGKGGIIVSVTKVKVPTDLSIAKVYLSVFPNDKAADILKEVNQVKPIIRHNISQRTRHQLRRMPELQFYIDDTLEYLDGIERSLKREENPLEDRSLLARRKKI; encoded by the coding sequence ATGGAATCAAACAGACAGAAAAAAGTAGCAGGAGTTCTTCAGAAGGATCTTGCAGAAGTTCTTCAGAACGCACTACGTGACAGTGGTAAGGGAGGCATCATTGTGTCCGTTACTAAAGTAAAAGTTCCTACAGATCTTTCTATTGCCAAAGTATATCTAAGCGTTTTCCCTAACGACAAAGCAGCCGATATACTTAAAGAGGTAAATCAAGTAAAACCTATTATAAGACACAATATCTCTCAACGCACACGCCACCAACTACGTCGCATGCCTGAGTTACAATTTTATATAGATGATACGCTAGAGTATCTGGACGGTATCGAACGATCTCTTAAGCGCGAGGAAAACCCACTAGAAGACCGTAGCCTACTAGCCCGACGTAAAAAGATATAA
- a CDS encoding FtsX-like permease family protein, with the protein MQFPYYIAKRYLISKSGTNAVNIITLVSVVSIILGTLVLFIVLSAFSGLKEFNLSITSIIDPDLKIAPASGKTITLSPDQERQLNSLKGVASYSKIIEERAYLEYDGRTSLAFLKGVDERYLDVTQMDSTIFVGYWPSPGEPEVSMGLLVRKRLSINVGDYGSLVTIMTPKPGTGQISDPTQAFNSSKAMVSGVFQAGDALDNDHVFGNIDFVGSLLNYPVNQISTIEFKLDPNADEDNLRDELSAIFNDNIIIKNRIELNDALYKMLNTENLALYFICTLVLIIALFSFVGSLIMIIVDKRKHIKTLSDLGATLPTIRKIIFTQGALMIVIGGAIGILLGAILIVLQQQFGFIPITAELPYPVKFEVVNIVLVYATILVLGFLAARLAATRINRKLIEDS; encoded by the coding sequence ATGCAATTTCCCTATTATATTGCAAAAAGATATCTCATTTCAAAAAGCGGCACCAATGCCGTAAATATCATCACATTAGTATCTGTAGTAAGCATTATACTGGGAACGCTTGTGTTGTTTATCGTACTATCTGCGTTTTCTGGACTTAAGGAGTTTAATTTATCTATAACTTCTATTATAGATCCAGATTTAAAAATTGCTCCAGCTTCAGGAAAGACCATCACCCTATCTCCAGATCAAGAACGGCAACTAAACTCCTTAAAAGGCGTAGCTTCTTATTCTAAAATTATTGAAGAACGTGCATATCTAGAATATGATGGAAGGACTTCACTAGCTTTCTTAAAAGGGGTAGATGAGCGCTACCTAGATGTCACTCAAATGGACAGCACCATTTTTGTAGGCTACTGGCCTAGTCCAGGAGAACCTGAAGTTTCTATGGGACTTCTCGTGCGCAAGCGATTATCAATAAATGTAGGCGATTATGGGAGTCTTGTAACTATCATGACTCCAAAACCAGGCACAGGGCAAATTTCAGACCCAACGCAGGCCTTTAATTCTTCTAAAGCGATGGTGAGCGGTGTCTTTCAAGCAGGAGATGCGCTTGACAACGATCACGTTTTTGGTAATATTGATTTTGTAGGCTCTCTTCTTAATTATCCAGTAAATCAAATAAGCACCATCGAGTTTAAACTAGATCCAAATGCAGATGAAGATAATCTGCGAGATGAGTTAAGTGCTATTTTTAATGATAATATCATTATTAAGAATAGAATAGAGCTTAACGATGCTCTTTATAAAATGCTTAATACAGAGAATCTGGCTTTATACTTTATATGTACGCTCGTACTTATTATCGCTCTATTTAGCTTCGTAGGAAGTCTAATTATGATTATTGTAGATAAACGTAAGCACATCAAGACACTCAGTGACTTAGGAGCGACATTACCCACTATTAGAAAGATAATATTTACTCAAGGAGCACTTATGATTGTGATAGGAGGCGCTATTGGTATTTTACTAGGTGCAATCCTTATAGTCCTGCAGCAACAATTTGGCTTTATACCTATCACTGCAGAGCTTCCTTATCCTGTAAAATTTGAGGTAGTTAATATTGTACTTGTATACGCCACAATATTAGTACTAGGTTTTCTAGCAGCAAGACTTGCCGCTACTAGAATAAATAGAAAACTTATAGAGGATTCTTAA
- the dusB gene encoding tRNA dihydrouridine synthase DusB, with the protein MAKIGDIDVGDFPLLLAPMEDVSDPPFRALCKEQGADVVYTEFISSEGLIRDAAKSVMKLDIYEKERPVGIQIFGAVEESMLRSIEIVEASGPDIIDINFGCPVKKVVSKGAGAGILKDIDLMVSLTKAMVNHTKLPVTVKTRLGWDHDSIKIVEVAERLQDVGCAAISIHGRTRAQMYKGDADWVPIAEVKNNPRMHIPVFGNGDVNTPERAVEMRDKYGLDGAMIGRASIGYPWFFNEVKHFMETGTHKAPPTMKERIEAARRHLQMSIDWKGEVLGVFETRRHYTNYFRGIPHFKEYRMKLVTSDQSEDVFAALDLIEKEFGDYQFV; encoded by the coding sequence ATGGCAAAAATAGGAGATATAGATGTAGGGGATTTTCCGCTTTTACTTGCACCTATGGAAGATGTGAGTGATCCCCCTTTCAGAGCGTTATGTAAAGAGCAGGGAGCAGATGTGGTGTATACGGAGTTTATCTCTAGTGAGGGCTTGATAAGAGATGCTGCAAAGAGTGTCATGAAGCTTGATATTTATGAAAAAGAACGCCCTGTCGGGATTCAAATATTTGGTGCTGTCGAAGAGTCTATGTTGCGCAGTATAGAGATTGTAGAGGCGAGTGGCCCAGATATTATAGATATCAACTTTGGGTGTCCCGTAAAAAAGGTGGTTTCAAAAGGAGCAGGAGCGGGAATTTTAAAGGATATTGATTTAATGGTGAGTTTGACCAAGGCGATGGTAAATCATACCAAACTGCCAGTAACGGTAAAAACTCGTCTAGGGTGGGATCATGATAGTATAAAAATAGTGGAGGTTGCAGAGAGATTACAGGATGTAGGTTGTGCTGCCATATCTATTCACGGGCGTACAAGGGCTCAAATGTATAAAGGTGATGCAGACTGGGTTCCTATTGCAGAGGTGAAGAATAATCCTCGTATGCATATTCCAGTGTTTGGTAATGGTGATGTAAATACGCCAGAACGCGCTGTTGAGATGCGTGATAAATATGGACTGGATGGTGCTATGATAGGTCGTGCAAGTATAGGGTATCCTTGGTTTTTTAATGAAGTAAAGCATTTTATGGAGACGGGAACGCACAAGGCGCCTCCTACTATGAAAGAACGTATAGAAGCTGCTAGGCGTCACTTGCAAATGTCCATAGATTGGAAAGGTGAAGTACTTGGTGTTTTTGAAACCCGAAGACACTATACAAATTACTTTAGAGGGATTCCTCACTTTAAGGAATATCGTATGAAGCTTGTGACATCAGATCAAAGCGAAGATGTTTTTGCAGCACTTGATCTTATAGAAAAAGAATTTGGTGATTACCAATTCGTTTAA